In one window of uncultured Draconibacterium sp. DNA:
- a CDS encoding VCBS repeat-containing protein, producing MKNILVILFFALTSVTMIYAQDEKNPGWKHFYIDAIMPGSTYGAAGPVLADYDGDGDLDVAISRRNTKEAYWYEQINDSIWIPHIIGHADQLGSTLGSAGIDIDQDGWTDVMFEGVWFKNPGNIGIDHYNEPQWKSYFYKGGGHDICSADINGDGSADPVIYDGYKLSWYTRTSKGLAERVIDYGYEDHGGIAPNGIGDLDGDGDLDVVSPGYWFENPGKEMERWTRHEWSYQEVPYASFGNSIRVWIADINKDGKNDIVYSNCDTGGSHVYWVENKNNGITWEQHKLADPPTREGDVPGTGSFHSLGIADFDQDGNIDIFAGEQEDPSVYMVEQGKVAMKPQGLKERGVIWYNKGGANPAFEIYIIHIDNPGWHDAQLGDVDGDGDIDIVSKVWHADGPIHHLDYWRNDHRKK from the coding sequence ATGAAAAATATACTTGTAATTTTATTTTTCGCGCTAACAAGTGTGACAATGATATATGCCCAGGATGAAAAAAATCCCGGATGGAAACATTTTTATATTGATGCGATTATGCCCGGCTCAACATACGGAGCTGCAGGCCCTGTATTAGCCGATTATGACGGTGATGGTGACCTGGATGTAGCTATCTCTCGCCGAAACACAAAAGAAGCATATTGGTATGAACAGATTAATGATTCTATTTGGATACCCCATATTATTGGACATGCAGATCAATTAGGCAGCACTCTTGGTTCAGCCGGAATTGACATTGACCAGGATGGTTGGACCGATGTGATGTTTGAAGGCGTGTGGTTTAAAAACCCGGGGAACATAGGAATAGACCATTATAACGAACCTCAGTGGAAATCCTATTTTTATAAGGGAGGAGGTCACGACATTTGCAGTGCAGACATTAATGGTGACGGTTCAGCAGATCCGGTTATCTACGATGGGTATAAACTATCGTGGTATACACGAACCTCAAAAGGCCTTGCCGAAAGGGTAATTGATTATGGTTATGAAGATCATGGTGGTATTGCACCTAATGGTATTGGAGATCTGGATGGCGATGGCGATCTGGATGTGGTTAGCCCCGGTTACTGGTTTGAGAACCCCGGAAAAGAAATGGAACGCTGGACTCGCCATGAGTGGTCTTATCAGGAAGTACCGTATGCCTCATTTGGTAATAGTATTAGGGTATGGATTGCTGACATTAATAAAGACGGCAAAAATGATATTGTATACAGCAATTGTGACACCGGTGGTTCACACGTTTACTGGGTCGAAAACAAAAATAATGGCATAACATGGGAACAGCATAAACTGGCAGATCCACCAACCCGTGAAGGTGATGTTCCCGGAACAGGTTCATTTCATTCCCTGGGCATAGCAGACTTTGATCAGGATGGTAATATTGACATTTTCGCAGGCGAACAGGAAGACCCTTCGGTGTATATGGTTGAGCAAGGCAAAGTAGCAATGAAACCACAGGGACTAAAAGAACGTGGTGTGATTTGGTATAACAAAGGGGGGGCAAATCCCGCGTTTGAAATTTATATTATCCATATTGATAACCCAGGTTGGCACGATGCTCAATTGGGTGATGTGGATGGGGACGGAGATATCGACATTGTCTCAAAAGTATGGCATGCCGACGGACCGATTCATCATCTTGATTACTGGAGAAATGATCATCGAAAGAAATAG
- a CDS encoding alpha/beta fold hydrolase gives MAQKSSYTDTSYYSKVFGGEKTFRIYLPKKQGSITKCYPVIYFFHGWGGRYFKDPSANIAYKKLGELVEKHQFILVMWDGNMEEKEPRPYNVGNHADMKYKIQMKDYFPELMSHIDSSFPTIPDRNNRGIIGFSMGGFMASYLAGKYPDKVSAVVSFTGSAEFFIGYPDNYTLYPVRYTLENLRDVAFYIHNRDNCPMAGLNEEVYQAAVWNEMDNFHYQKIPGEHSIDKPGETKVFESAISYLVAQFNEPKPTKPKWSHYDLYPEFKIWDYTVQSNKSEPGFLYLRNVSKSGFGFYTYRWLPNGSAIKNCKAEIITAACYKPNSQYQINVVRTNTGVIERLMQESDKVGRLHFSLPGDGCEVGIKEASADPVFSVVGYRLNENEKYLKINEQNELRVQLLNRTQYIPANQKIEIELSCSDSTVRVLNPIEEIELSQESIILTSNVFKVVCAKEPPSNGSPAWLNMKTTISFEDYYTEDSFTVPVWFDVPYFQKIQLNTADAETTTNDRFVSRGERFSLKQDGHLLKLYTEDPFVDFNEEKVFAEVIPAYWPDGLSLSTQVKIANDCPNGHEIEFLAFYETKTYKPIFRQRHWGKVKIVVKE, from the coding sequence AAAGTGTTACCCTGTAATTTATTTCTTTCATGGTTGGGGTGGTCGTTATTTCAAAGATCCTTCCGCAAATATCGCTTATAAAAAGTTAGGTGAACTGGTTGAAAAGCACCAGTTTATTCTGGTCATGTGGGATGGAAATATGGAAGAAAAAGAACCACGCCCCTACAATGTAGGGAACCATGCCGATATGAAATACAAGATACAAATGAAAGATTATTTTCCTGAGTTGATGAGCCATATTGATTCATCCTTCCCGACTATTCCGGATCGTAACAACCGCGGGATAATTGGGTTTAGCATGGGTGGGTTTATGGCTTCTTATCTTGCTGGGAAATATCCTGATAAAGTTTCGGCAGTGGTAAGTTTTACCGGAAGCGCAGAATTTTTCATTGGATATCCTGATAATTACACCTTGTATCCGGTGCGGTATACGCTCGAAAACCTTCGTGATGTGGCTTTTTATATACACAACAGAGACAATTGCCCCATGGCAGGTTTAAACGAAGAAGTTTATCAGGCTGCAGTCTGGAACGAAATGGATAATTTTCATTATCAGAAAATACCGGGAGAACATTCAATCGACAAGCCTGGCGAAACCAAAGTTTTTGAATCAGCAATAAGTTATTTAGTCGCACAATTTAACGAGCCTAAACCAACTAAACCCAAATGGTCGCACTACGATTTATACCCCGAATTTAAAATTTGGGATTATACAGTGCAGAGCAATAAATCCGAGCCTGGTTTTTTGTACTTGAGAAATGTATCTAAATCAGGCTTCGGGTTTTATACTTACCGCTGGCTGCCCAACGGTTCTGCGATTAAAAATTGTAAGGCCGAAATAATTACGGCTGCATGTTATAAACCTAATTCTCAATACCAAATTAATGTTGTTCGTACTAATACGGGAGTGATTGAGCGATTAATGCAAGAATCAGATAAAGTGGGCAGATTACATTTCAGCTTACCGGGCGATGGGTGCGAAGTTGGAATAAAAGAGGCTTCAGCAGATCCTGTTTTCTCGGTTGTTGGTTACCGATTGAATGAGAATGAAAAATATTTGAAGATTAACGAGCAGAATGAACTCCGGGTACAGTTGTTAAACCGCACCCAATATATTCCGGCAAACCAGAAAATAGAGATTGAACTTTCATGCTCCGATAGTACCGTTCGTGTGCTTAACCCAATTGAAGAAATCGAATTGAGCCAAGAAAGTATAATCCTGACATCCAATGTATTTAAGGTTGTTTGTGCTAAAGAACCACCTTCCAACGGATCTCCAGCATGGTTAAACATGAAGACTACAATTTCATTTGAAGATTATTACACTGAAGATAGTTTTACAGTTCCGGTTTGGTTCGATGTTCCATATTTTCAGAAGATACAGCTAAATACCGCTGATGCTGAAACGACAACGAACGATAGGTTTGTTAGTCGCGGAGAAAGGTTTTCCTTAAAACAAGATGGGCATTTATTAAAATTATATACGGAAGATCCGTTTGTAGATTTTAATGAAGAAAAAGTATTTGCCGAAGTAATTCCTGCCTATTGGCCTGATGGGTTAAGCCTGAGTACGCAGGTTAAAATTGCAAATGATTGTCCAAACGGGCATGAAATCGAATTCCTGGCATTTTACGAAACAAAAACCTACAAACCAATATTTAGGCAACGGCATTGGGGAAAAGTTAAAATTGTTGTAAAAGAATGA
- a CDS encoding alpha/beta hydrolase, with product MIQEKTIVLFIISLLIASSTLGSDNVFAGYVVKEFTFEGHDARIVFPNKKEDHNYWIWRARFWGHEPQVDKALLEKGFHVVYVDVANLFGNPEAVELWNHFYDFCVSNYKLNPKVVLEGMSRGGLIIYNWASQNTDKVFCIYADAPVCDIKSWPGGMLKAKGDPDLWEICLAGYGLDSASVKAFKNIPIYNCVNIAKAGIPVLHVYGDADTTLPYEENTTLLAERFKNAGGTIKLIPKIGVGHHPHCLEDPTPIVDFILNSMRRID from the coding sequence ATGATTCAAGAAAAAACAATAGTCCTATTCATTATCTCACTTTTAATTGCCAGTAGTACTCTTGGAAGCGATAACGTGTTCGCCGGATATGTTGTAAAGGAATTTACATTTGAAGGACATGATGCCAGGATTGTGTTTCCGAATAAAAAGGAAGACCATAATTACTGGATTTGGAGAGCAAGATTCTGGGGACATGAACCCCAGGTTGATAAAGCATTACTTGAAAAAGGTTTTCATGTTGTATATGTTGACGTTGCTAACTTATTCGGGAACCCGGAGGCAGTAGAGCTTTGGAATCACTTTTATGATTTTTGTGTTTCTAATTATAAATTAAATCCCAAAGTGGTGTTGGAAGGGATGAGCCGCGGTGGTTTAATAATATACAACTGGGCCTCGCAGAATACAGATAAGGTGTTTTGTATTTATGCTGATGCCCCGGTATGCGACATAAAAAGCTGGCCCGGGGGAATGTTAAAGGCGAAAGGGGATCCCGATTTATGGGAGATTTGCTTAGCAGGTTATGGATTGGATTCTGCTTCGGTTAAAGCTTTTAAGAACATACCAATATACAATTGTGTGAATATCGCAAAAGCCGGAATTCCGGTACTCCATGTTTATGGTGATGCAGATACCACTCTTCCATACGAAGAGAACACAACATTATTGGCCGAAAGATTTAAAAATGCCGGGGGCACGATTAAATTAATACCAAAGATTGGTGTTGGGCATCATCCTCACTGCCTGGAAGACCCAACACCGATTGTAGATTTTATATTGAATAGTATGCGAAGAATAGATTGA